One Spirochaetales bacterium DNA window includes the following coding sequences:
- a CDS encoding amino acid permease: MKKFGTFQGVFVPSYEAILGAVIFLILPGLVGGIGLVPMAIIVILANSATLATSFSISDCTTNLENVGAGGMFAISRRSLGRAFGGSIGIQLFIAQASCIGFYVLAFAKALQPILIQLPLFSDYFGGYSVLFQKQVIATAVAVLAFVFAVVGADFIVKIQLLIFIVLSASILAIFSAPLSNITMNDTPVFTMTTELTRPGWMLIFWSSFVTFFPAVTGIDAGVGMSGNLRNPRKSLGKGTFFAIGITFLVYLAVTFIYSFIKMDLLNIITISPTEKEYPNIARIFQAAPLISWIIFTGIVFATLSSALSYFMTAPRTAQALAKDSILPKFLSFLSRDFTRKGQEPRLATIAVLFIIMGVVWAGDEGFASTIVGICFLVVYGWVNLAAFLERISGNPSFRPTSKGHWAISLYGFLICMVVISLFNFVIGFCVIASQIVIFVLLLKFKTRNRLEGVWWGLLFSGLNWGFKRMRMIIQGTKNWRPIVNVFCMADKEEESESTLEMGRRISALQGLTMVNILKPKKAPAPPYFIPEEAQIIEIPDDDFNNAILSILQSSVPGGFNTNTALLPLDPRINNIAVIEEIINMQKNVLLYKHGIIRDPETRRIDIWWKGEENGNLMALLSYIINRSDRREKKSEKSVRLIRKLFKGEEKEKAEEDLTRLLYNARLKGSIMVLEEDDKPIHKNIEEHSADALLIMMGMPGQRGSGLARLFALDRLFFSRELEKFKSLPPLLFVKAHSVMDLFE; this comes from the coding sequence ATGAAAAAATTCGGCACATTCCAGGGCGTCTTTGTTCCCTCATATGAAGCTATTTTAGGGGCGGTCATATTCCTTATCCTTCCCGGTCTCGTCGGCGGCATCGGACTCGTTCCCATGGCAATTATCGTCATTCTCGCAAACAGCGCGACACTCGCCACATCATTTTCCATTTCCGATTGTACGACGAACCTCGAAAATGTCGGTGCGGGCGGCATGTTCGCTATTTCGAGGCGTTCTCTCGGCAGGGCATTCGGGGGTTCCATCGGAATACAGCTTTTCATCGCGCAGGCTTCATGTATCGGATTTTATGTGCTCGCCTTTGCAAAAGCCCTCCAGCCGATACTGATCCAGTTGCCCCTTTTTTCGGACTATTTCGGGGGATATTCGGTTCTGTTTCAAAAACAGGTCATCGCGACCGCGGTCGCTGTCCTGGCTTTTGTTTTTGCCGTTGTGGGCGCTGATTTTATCGTCAAAATCCAGCTGCTCATTTTCATCGTTCTCTCCGCTTCGATACTGGCCATATTCTCCGCGCCGTTATCAAACATCACCATGAACGACACGCCCGTGTTCACCATGACGACCGAATTGACACGCCCGGGATGGATGCTGATTTTCTGGAGTTCATTCGTCACCTTTTTCCCGGCAGTCACGGGAATCGACGCGGGAGTGGGGATGAGCGGGAATCTGAGAAATCCGAGAAAATCACTCGGCAAGGGGACCTTTTTTGCCATCGGTATTACCTTTCTCGTTTATCTGGCCGTCACATTCATTTATTCGTTTATTAAAATGGACCTTCTCAATATTATCACGATTAGTCCCACGGAAAAGGAATACCCGAATATCGCGAGAATTTTCCAGGCCGCGCCCCTTATTTCCTGGATAATCTTCACCGGAATCGTCTTCGCGACACTTTCATCTGCGCTCTCGTACTTTATGACTGCCCCGCGTACGGCACAGGCACTCGCGAAAGACAGTATCCTCCCGAAATTTCTCTCTTTTCTAAGCAGGGATTTCACACGAAAAGGTCAGGAACCCCGCCTGGCAACGATCGCTGTCTTGTTCATTATCATGGGGGTTGTCTGGGCGGGTGACGAAGGGTTCGCTTCGACGATCGTCGGTATCTGTTTTCTCGTCGTCTACGGCTGGGTCAATCTCGCCGCTTTTCTTGAACGAATCAGCGGGAACCCGAGCTTCAGACCCACATCAAAAGGTCACTGGGCGATCTCCCTCTACGGTTTTCTCATCTGTATGGTCGTCATTTCCCTCTTTAATTTTGTCATCGGGTTTTGCGTGATTGCCTCACAGATAGTCATTTTTGTCCTTCTTTTGAAATTCAAAACACGCAACAGACTCGAAGGCGTTTGGTGGGGTCTTCTCTTCAGCGGCCTGAACTGGGGTTTCAAGCGGATGCGTATGATAATCCAGGGGACCAAGAACTGGCGGCCGATCGTCAATGTTTTTTGCATGGCGGATAAGGAGGAAGAATCCGAATCGACACTGGAAATGGGAAGAAGAATATCCGCCCTTCAGGGACTCACCATGGTCAATATATTGAAACCCAAAAAAGCGCCCGCCCCGCCCTACTTCATCCCCGAAGAAGCACAGATCATCGAAATTCCCGACGATGACTTCAACAATGCGATTCTTTCAATATTACAATCATCGGTCCCCGGCGGATTCAATACAAATACCGCCCTGCTTCCCCTCGATCCGAGGATAAACAATATCGCCGTTATCGAGGAAATCATCAACATGCAAAAAAATGTCCTTCTTTACAAGCACGGCATTATTCGCGATCCCGAAACAAGACGCATCGATATCTGGTGGAAAGGGGAAGAAAACGGCAATCTCATGGCCCTCCTCTCCTATATAATCAACAGAAGCGACAGGCGGGAGAAAAAATCCGAGAAATCCGTACGGCTTATCAGGAAGCTGTTCAAAGGTGAGGAAAAGGAAAAAGCGGAAGAGGATCTTACGCGGCTTCTCTATAACGCGCGGCTGAAAGGCTCGATCATGGTACTCGAAGAAGACGACAAACCGATTCACAAAAACATCGAGGAACACTCCGCCGATGCGCTGCTTATCATGATGGGTATGCCGGGCCAGCGGGGCAGCGGCCTCGCGAGGCTTTTTGCCCTGGACAGGCTTTTTTTCTCGCGGGAGCTTGAAAAATTCAAAAGCCTGCCGCCGCTTCTCTTTGTAAAAGCCCACAGCGTCATGGATCTTTTTGAATAA
- a CDS encoding DUF72 domain-containing protein encodes MKEIYIGTSGYSYKDWIGPVYPPGTNQKDFLSYYSEEFSIVELNFSYYRQPEAGMLEQMIKKSRDGFLFSIKAHKALTHEIDEHLEEQIGLYKKGIDPLMDHGRLGAVLFQFPYSFHYTDENRRSLDTITKAFDGFPTVIEFRSDEWVRESVVETLASRNVGFVNVDEPDLPRLIKPGDIVTSDIGYIRFHGRNKANWWQGTNTSRYDYLYRESELAEWIVRIEKIIETAKIILIAFNNHYKGQAVQNARMLKEMLGEKGGMKVL; translated from the coding sequence GTGAAAGAGATATATATCGGGACAAGCGGCTATTCCTACAAAGACTGGATCGGGCCGGTTTATCCGCCGGGTACGAATCAGAAGGATTTCCTTTCCTATTACTCCGAGGAGTTTTCGATCGTCGAACTCAATTTTTCCTACTACCGCCAGCCGGAAGCAGGGATGCTCGAACAAATGATCAAAAAAAGCCGCGACGGGTTTCTCTTCAGTATCAAGGCGCATAAAGCGCTTACTCATGAGATCGATGAACACCTCGAAGAACAAATCGGACTGTACAAAAAGGGTATCGACCCCCTTATGGATCACGGAAGACTCGGTGCCGTCCTTTTTCAGTTTCCCTACAGTTTTCACTATACGGATGAAAACAGGAGGAGCCTCGATACGATCACAAAAGCCTTTGACGGATTTCCCACGGTGATCGAGTTCAGGTCGGATGAATGGGTAAGGGAGTCTGTTGTCGAAACGCTTGCCTCGCGCAATGTCGGTTTTGTCAATGTGGATGAACCCGATCTGCCGCGGCTTATAAAACCGGGAGACATCGTTACTTCCGATATCGGTTACATACGTTTTCACGGCCGGAATAAAGCCAACTGGTGGCAGGGAACCAATACGAGCAGGTATGACTATTTGTACCGTGAAAGTGAACTTGCCGAATGGATCGTACGAATAGAAAAGATTATCGAGACGGCAAAAATCATCCTTATCGCATTCAACAATCACTATAAAGGGCAGGCGGTTCAAAACGCGCGCATGCTCAAGGAAATGCTTGGTGAAAAAGGCGGCATGAAGGTTTTGTAG